From the Canis lupus dingo isolate Sandy chromosome 37, ASM325472v2, whole genome shotgun sequence genome, one window contains:
- the WDFY1 gene encoding WD repeat and FYVE domain-containing protein 1 isoform X4, protein MIHFILLFSRQGKLRLQKWYTTLPDKERKKITREIVQIILSRGQRTSSFVDWKELKLVYKRYASLYFCCAVENQDNELLTLEIVHRYVELLDKYFGNVCELDIIFNFEKAYFILDEFIMGGEIQETSKKSAVKAIEDSDTLQETMEEYMNKPTF, encoded by the exons ATACATTTCATATTGCTTTTCAGTCGACAGGGGAAATTACGGCTGCAGAAATGGTACACGACGCTCCctgacaaagaaaggaaaaagatcacCCGGGAGATTGTTCAGATTATCCTCTCTCGTGGTCAGAGGACAAGCAGTTTTGTTGACTGGAAGGAGCTCAAACTCGTTTATAAAAG gtaTGCTAGTTTGTATTTTTGCTGTGCAGTAGAAAATCAGGACAACGAGCTCCTGACACTAGAGATTGTGCATCGTTACGTGGAGTTGCTCGACAAATACTTTGGAAAT GTCTGTGAGCTGGATATTATCTTCAATTTTGAAAAGGCTTACTTTATTCTTGACGAGTTCATAATGGGTGGAGAAATTCAGGAAACGTCCAAAAAGTCTGCTGTGAAAGCCATTGAAGATTCTGATACGTTACAGGAG ACAATGGAAGAATATATGAACAAGCCTACGTTTTAG